The Kiloniellales bacterium genome has a segment encoding these proteins:
- a CDS encoding type VI secretion system accessory protein TagJ, translating into MDGAVEGLRGSDVSASLAQLQDQVRQNPADPKLRVFLSQLLAVTGEWERSLKQLDVLGELDAAALPMVQTYRAALSCEALRARVFAGAQTPLVFGEPERWVALLLESLRLLGEGARGRAEELRAEAFELAPATAGRIDGEAFEWIADCDPRLGPVLETIVNGAYYWVPFERLREIRIEAPADLRDVVWTPVQLTWSNGGQAVGLVPSRYPGSESSDNPRIQLARRTEWIDDGSGGVVGLGQRMFATDAGEYAIMDVRLITLGSEDMAEPGDPTPEG; encoded by the coding sequence GTGGATGGCGCGGTAGAAGGGCTCCGGGGCAGCGATGTCTCGGCATCGTTGGCGCAACTGCAGGATCAGGTCAGGCAGAATCCCGCTGATCCGAAGCTTCGGGTGTTCCTGTCTCAGCTGCTGGCGGTAACCGGCGAATGGGAGCGCAGCCTTAAGCAGCTCGACGTACTGGGAGAGCTGGATGCGGCGGCCCTGCCGATGGTCCAGACCTACCGTGCGGCCTTGAGCTGCGAAGCCCTGCGCGCGCGGGTCTTTGCCGGCGCGCAGACGCCCCTGGTGTTCGGCGAGCCGGAGCGCTGGGTGGCCCTGCTTCTCGAATCACTGCGCCTGCTGGGCGAAGGTGCGCGGGGGCGTGCCGAAGAGTTGCGCGCCGAGGCCTTCGAGCTGGCGCCCGCGACCGCCGGCAGGATCGATGGCGAAGCCTTCGAGTGGATCGCCGATTGCGATCCGCGCCTGGGACCGGTCCTCGAGACCATCGTCAACGGTGCTTACTATTGGGTGCCCTTCGAGCGCCTTCGGGAGATTCGGATCGAGGCGCCAGCGGATCTGCGAGACGTGGTGTGGACCCCGGTGCAGCTGACCTGGTCCAATGGCGGCCAAGCGGTCGGCCTGGTGCCGTCGCGCTACCCCGGTTCGGAAAGCAGCGATAATCCCCGGATTCAGCTCGCTCGCCGGACCGAATGGATCGACGACGGCTCCGGCGGGGTCGTCGGACTGGGCCAGCGCATGTTCGCGACCGATGCGGGCGAGTATGCGATCATGGATGTGCGCCTGATTACCCTGGGGTCGGAGGACATGGCCGAGCCGGGTGATCCGACGCCCGAGGGCTGA
- the tssE gene encoding type VI secretion system baseplate subunit TssE, which translates to MPELTPKDRLQPSLLDRLTDDAPEERTEARDKRVLSMEELRKCVMRDIAWLFNAGNLASVQDLSAHPLVAESVVNYGLADLAGATASGLDRAALERMVRQAIWSFEPRILRNTVKVQAFMSEELMNRNALAFVIEGDLWGEPLPQHLYLRTEIDLETGNVALSETAPGG; encoded by the coding sequence ATGCCGGAACTGACACCGAAGGATCGCCTCCAGCCGTCCCTGCTGGATCGCCTTACGGATGACGCACCGGAGGAGCGAACGGAGGCGCGGGACAAGCGGGTGCTTTCCATGGAAGAGCTGCGCAAGTGCGTGATGCGCGATATCGCGTGGCTTTTCAACGCGGGCAACCTCGCCTCCGTCCAGGACCTCAGCGCACACCCGCTCGTCGCCGAATCGGTCGTCAACTACGGCCTTGCCGATCTGGCCGGCGCAACCGCGTCCGGCCTCGACCGCGCCGCCCTCGAGCGCATGGTCCGCCAGGCGATCTGGAGTTTCGAGCCGCGTATCCTTCGAAACACCGTCAAGGTGCAAGCCTTCATGTCGGAGGAACTGATGAATCGAAACGCCTTGGCCTTCGTGATTGAGGGCGACTTGTGGGGAGAGCCGCTTCCCCAGCACCTCTATCTTCGGACGGAGATCGATCTCGAGACCGGCAACGTGGCGCTGTCCGAGACGGCGCCCGGCGGCTGA
- the tssG gene encoding type VI secretion system baseplate subunit TssG, producing the protein MASEDRSAAHRVRLYLSLKEQPYAFDVFQALRRIECVNADQPRLGESARPKDDPVRLGQEPSLNFAGAALARFDTDGGNRRPRLLGYYFGLLGPNGPLPLHLTEHVYDRARNARDTTLSSFLDLFHHRMLSLFYRAWANSSPTVSFDRPRADRFGTYLGSLFGLGTASLRDRDAMPDLAKLHFTGRLACQARHPDGLQAMIGEFFRVAVEIREFLGEWIVIPESSRCFLGRSPESGQLGRTAVAGAQAWSGQHKIGIVLGPLAYGDFQRFLPGGESLARLVALVRNYIGDELAWDLKLVLKKDEVPEINLGQSGRLGWTTWLGDWSFDRDADDLSLTPSLRAAQ; encoded by the coding sequence ATGGCCAGCGAGGATCGGTCAGCGGCACATCGCGTAAGGCTGTACCTGTCTCTGAAGGAACAGCCCTACGCCTTCGACGTCTTTCAGGCGCTGCGCCGCATCGAGTGCGTCAACGCGGATCAGCCGCGCCTCGGAGAGTCCGCGCGACCCAAGGACGATCCGGTCCGTCTCGGGCAAGAGCCCTCGCTGAACTTCGCCGGCGCCGCCCTCGCCAGGTTCGATACGGACGGCGGAAACCGCAGGCCGCGCCTCCTCGGCTACTATTTCGGCCTGCTGGGCCCGAACGGCCCCCTGCCGCTGCACCTGACCGAGCATGTCTATGACCGTGCGCGCAACGCGCGGGACACGACCCTGTCTAGCTTTCTCGACCTCTTCCATCACCGCATGCTGTCCCTGTTCTATCGGGCCTGGGCCAACTCCAGCCCGACGGTCAGCTTCGACCGTCCGCGGGCCGATCGTTTCGGGACCTACCTCGGCTCGCTCTTCGGGCTGGGCACGGCGTCGCTGCGCGATCGCGACGCCATGCCCGATCTGGCCAAGCTCCACTTCACGGGCCGGCTGGCCTGCCAGGCGCGGCATCCGGACGGATTGCAGGCGATGATAGGGGAGTTCTTCCGCGTCGCGGTTGAGATACGGGAGTTCCTGGGCGAATGGATCGTCATCCCGGAAAGCAGCCGCTGCTTCCTCGGCCGGTCGCCTGAGAGCGGCCAGCTTGGTCGCACTGCGGTCGCGGGAGCGCAGGCCTGGAGCGGACAGCACAAGATCGGCATCGTCCTGGGGCCGCTGGCCTACGGTGATTTTCAGCGCTTCCTTCCGGGCGGGGAGAGCCTGGCCCGGCTGGTGGCGCTGGTCCGAAACTACATCGGTGACGAGCTGGCCTGGGACCTGAAACTGGTTTTGAAGAAGGATGAGGTTCCGGAAATCAATCTCGGGCAGTCGGGCCGCCTCGGTTGGACGACATGGCTCGGCGACTGGTCCTTCGACCGCGACGCCGACGACCTTTCGCTCACGCCGTCGCTTCGTGCCGCGCAATAG
- a CDS encoding tetratricopeptide repeat protein translates to MQDELDDLGPGAPVTELTVPAALAIATEMLRRGHLTEAEALYGRILEAEPGQPDCLHFLGVLKHRRGDNDAAVDLLRAAVDRAPDYADACNSLGNVLSQTGRLEEAEAAYRRAVALRPDFAEAYNNLGVVLKDLDKLEEAAAVLSKALEMTADNLQTLHNLGNVLRRQGKYAEAAEAYHKAIDSLPFQEDSYRNLARLYYATGQNGQAAEVYRKWLEHQPDNATAQHMLAAAAKEAVPERASEAFVKSTFERFAESFDKVLERLEYRAPGLVAGLIEAGSDRLVVLDAGCGTGLCGPLLRPHARHLTGVDLSPAMIEKAREREVYDELVAAELTDYLGDCDARFDLIAAADSLCYFGDLTPVLAAAAGALRPEGRLVFTLEAAEGEVPAEGFRLEVHGRYSHEEDYVRSTLGEAGLELGSLGREVLRLENHRPVVGLLVMACKPSASLPR, encoded by the coding sequence ATGCAGGATGAGTTGGACGATCTGGGCCCCGGCGCCCCGGTCACCGAGCTCACGGTGCCCGCGGCGCTGGCGATCGCGACCGAGATGCTGCGGCGAGGGCACCTCACCGAGGCCGAAGCTCTCTACGGGCGCATTCTGGAAGCCGAGCCCGGCCAGCCGGACTGCCTGCACTTTCTCGGCGTGCTGAAGCACCGCCGGGGCGACAACGACGCCGCGGTCGACCTGCTGCGCGCGGCCGTCGATCGTGCGCCCGACTACGCGGACGCCTGCAACAGCCTCGGCAATGTCCTGAGCCAGACCGGGCGCCTTGAAGAGGCCGAAGCCGCATACCGGCGCGCGGTCGCCCTGAGGCCGGACTTCGCCGAGGCCTACAACAACCTCGGAGTCGTCCTGAAGGACCTGGACAAGCTCGAGGAAGCGGCCGCGGTCCTGTCGAAGGCGCTGGAGATGACCGCCGACAACCTGCAGACCCTGCACAACCTCGGCAATGTCCTGCGTCGGCAGGGCAAGTACGCAGAGGCCGCCGAGGCCTATCACAAGGCGATCGACAGCCTGCCGTTTCAGGAGGACAGCTACCGAAACCTGGCCCGCCTCTATTACGCCACCGGCCAGAACGGGCAGGCGGCGGAGGTCTACCGCAAGTGGCTCGAACACCAGCCGGACAACGCGACCGCGCAGCACATGCTGGCGGCCGCGGCCAAGGAAGCCGTCCCCGAGCGCGCCTCGGAAGCCTTCGTGAAGAGCACCTTCGAGCGTTTCGCGGAGAGCTTCGACAAGGTTCTCGAGCGTCTCGAGTACCGCGCGCCCGGCCTGGTCGCCGGCCTGATCGAGGCCGGGTCCGACCGCTTGGTGGTCCTGGATGCCGGCTGCGGCACCGGGCTTTGCGGACCGCTGCTCCGGCCCCATGCGCGGCATCTGACGGGCGTCGACCTCTCTCCGGCGATGATCGAGAAGGCGCGGGAGCGCGAGGTCTATGACGAACTGGTCGCGGCCGAGCTGACCGACTACCTCGGCGACTGCGACGCCCGCTTCGACCTGATCGCCGCGGCGGACAGCCTCTGTTACTTCGGCGACCTGACTCCGGTCCTGGCCGCGGCGGCCGGAGCCTTGCGTCCGGAGGGTCGGCTGGTCTTCACCCTCGAGGCGGCCGAGGGCGAGGTGCCGGCGGAGGGCTTCCGATTGGAGGTGCATGGCCGCTACAGTCACGAGGAGGACTATGTCCGCAGCACGCTCGGCGAAGCCGGGCTCGAGCTGGGGAGCCTGGGGCGGGAGGTCCTGCGCCTGGAAAACCACCGGCCGGTGGTCGGCCTCCTGGTGATGGCGTGCAAGCCCTCGGCGTCGCTGCCGCGCTAG
- a CDS encoding type VI secretion system tube protein Hcp translates to MAHDMFLKLDGVKGESKDHQYKDQIDILSWSWGMSQSGSMHAGGGGGSGKVDVQDIHITKYVDTSSPNLMAYCCSGKHFPQALLTVRKAGGDAPVEYVKIKIEEVLVTSVSTGGSGSDDRIIENVTLGFAKVVHEYTPQAADGSAGASIPSGWDVAANKTYDASTG, encoded by the coding sequence ATGGCCCATGACATGTTTCTGAAGCTCGATGGCGTGAAGGGGGAATCCAAAGACCACCAGTACAAGGATCAGATCGATATCCTGTCGTGGAGCTGGGGCATGTCGCAGTCCGGCAGCATGCATGCCGGCGGCGGCGGCGGATCCGGCAAGGTCGATGTGCAGGACATCCATATAACCAAGTACGTGGATACCTCATCGCCGAACCTCATGGCCTACTGCTGCAGCGGCAAGCACTTCCCCCAGGCGCTGCTGACGGTGCGCAAGGCCGGCGGCGACGCTCCGGTCGAGTACGTCAAGATCAAGATCGAAGAAGTTCTGGTGACCAGCGTCAGCACGGGCGGCTCCGGCAGCGACGATCGTATCATCGAGAACGTGACCCTGGGCTTCGCAAAGGTCGTTCACGAGTACACGCCGCAGGCGGCCGACGGTTCGGCTGGGGCCTCGATCCCGTCCGGCTGGGATGTCGCGGCGAACAAGACCTACGACGCGAGCACGGGATAG
- the tssF gene encoding type VI secretion system baseplate subunit TssF: MDPRLLDYYNRELQHIREMGAEFAREYPKIAGRLGMEGIECADPYVERLLEGFAFMAARVQLKVDAEFPRFSQHLLEIVYPHYLAPMPSMAMVQFAPDLSEAISDEGFLVPRGTALRSIMGKGDQTACEYRTAHDVTLWPIELTEAEYLASTAAVAALGLSDLKGVKAAVRLRLRSTSALGFDKLALDRLPIFLHGVDQVPTHLYEQLLANSVGIALRPGEGTGAWSGISPGAEIRALGFGESEALLPLGPRSFQGYRLLQEYFAFPTRYMQVELSGLRSVGAAADCEQLDIVVLLDHSDPVLADVIDQTHFALFCSPAINLFPKRADRVHLSDSATEHHVLPDRSRPLDFEVYALTSMQGIGQGSDVEEEFLPFYALNDLQNYPEHAAYYTVQRRPRVLSSRQRLRGRRSSYAGNEVFVSLVDATEAPYRGDLTQLAVGALCTNRDLPLHMPVGVGKTDFTLEIGAPVSSVRCLVGPTRPRPSRAEKDVAWQVISHLSLNYLSLMDADPDQGAAALRELLGLYASGSDAAMRKQLEGVVSVSSQPVHRRLPAPGLIAFGRGLQITLKLDEAAFEGSSVFLLGAVMEQFFARYVSLNGFTEMVLETEQRGRINTWPARIGQRHIA, translated from the coding sequence ATGGACCCGCGTCTTCTCGACTACTACAACCGGGAGCTCCAGCACATCCGCGAGATGGGCGCCGAGTTCGCCAGGGAGTACCCGAAGATCGCGGGCCGGCTCGGGATGGAGGGCATCGAGTGTGCCGACCCCTACGTGGAGAGGCTGCTCGAAGGCTTCGCCTTCATGGCGGCGCGCGTCCAGCTCAAGGTCGATGCCGAGTTCCCCCGCTTCTCTCAGCACCTGCTTGAGATCGTCTACCCGCACTATCTGGCGCCGATGCCGTCGATGGCCATGGTGCAGTTCGCTCCCGATCTCTCCGAGGCGATCTCCGACGAGGGCTTTCTGGTTCCCCGCGGCACGGCGTTGCGCAGCATCATGGGCAAGGGCGACCAGACGGCCTGCGAGTACCGCACCGCCCACGATGTCACCCTCTGGCCGATAGAGCTGACCGAGGCGGAGTACCTGGCGAGCACCGCCGCCGTCGCGGCCTTGGGGCTGTCCGACCTGAAAGGCGTCAAGGCCGCGGTCCGCTTGCGCTTGCGCAGCACCTCCGCGCTGGGTTTCGACAAGCTCGCCCTCGATCGCCTTCCGATCTTTCTCCACGGGGTCGACCAGGTGCCGACCCACCTCTACGAGCAGTTGCTGGCGAACAGCGTCGGTATCGCTCTGCGCCCGGGTGAAGGAACCGGCGCCTGGTCGGGCATCTCTCCGGGTGCCGAGATCCGGGCCCTCGGCTTCGGCGAGTCCGAAGCGCTCTTGCCGCTGGGGCCGCGGTCCTTCCAGGGCTATCGCCTCCTTCAAGAGTACTTCGCCTTTCCCACCCGATATATGCAGGTCGAGCTGAGCGGCCTGCGCAGTGTCGGCGCCGCCGCGGATTGCGAGCAGCTCGACATCGTCGTGCTCCTGGACCACAGCGATCCGGTCTTGGCCGATGTCATCGATCAGACCCATTTTGCGCTGTTTTGCTCGCCTGCGATCAACCTCTTCCCGAAGCGGGCCGACCGTGTGCACCTGTCGGACAGCGCGACCGAACACCATGTGCTGCCCGACCGGAGCCGTCCCCTCGACTTCGAGGTCTATGCGCTGACGTCGATGCAAGGCATCGGTCAGGGCTCGGACGTCGAAGAGGAGTTCCTGCCGTTCTATGCGCTCAACGATCTGCAGAACTATCCGGAACACGCCGCCTACTACACGGTGCAGCGCAGGCCGCGCGTGCTGTCGTCGCGGCAGCGCTTGCGCGGTCGCCGGTCCAGCTACGCCGGCAACGAGGTCTTCGTCTCCCTGGTGGACGCCACGGAAGCGCCCTATCGCGGCGATTTGACACAGCTCGCGGTCGGCGCCCTCTGCACGAACCGGGACCTTCCGCTCCATATGCCGGTCGGCGTTGGCAAGACGGATTTCACGCTCGAGATCGGCGCACCGGTCAGCTCCGTCAGGTGCCTCGTCGGGCCGACTCGGCCCCGGCCCTCCCGGGCCGAGAAGGATGTTGCCTGGCAGGTCATCAGCCATCTTTCGCTGAACTACCTTTCGCTGATGGACGCTGATCCGGACCAGGGCGCCGCCGCCCTGCGGGAGCTCCTCGGGCTCTACGCCTCGGGCAGCGACGCGGCCATGCGAAAGCAGTTGGAGGGCGTGGTTTCGGTCAGCTCGCAGCCGGTCCATCGGCGCCTTCCGGCGCCGGGCCTGATCGCCTTCGGACGAGGACTGCAGATCACCCTCAAGCTGGACGAAGCGGCCTTCGAAGGCAGCAGCGTGTTTTTGCTCGGCGCGGTTATGGAACAGTTCTTCGCACGATACGTTTCGCTCAACGGCTTCACCGAGATGGTCCTCGAGACCGAACAACGAGGCAGGATCAACACATGGCCAGCGAGGATCGGTCAGCGGCACATCGCGTAA
- the tssH gene encoding type VI secretion system ATPase TssH: MAEIGRAALFGKLNSLAYKSIESATVFCKLRGNPYVELAHWIQQILQLQDSDLHRIVRHFGLNPARLAEDVTNSLDRLPRGATSVSDLSAHVEESVERGWVYGTLLFGESQVRTAYLIFGILKTAGLRNALFSLSKEFEKVQPDVLAAQVGEVLGDSPEAAMTATDGSRLGSAGRPGEASGAMPPAQLGKQEALARFSVDLTERARQGEIDPVVGRDSEIRQVIDILMRRRQNNPILTGEAGVGKTAAVEGFALRLVEGDVPPPLRDVTLRVLDVGLLQAGASMKGEFEDRLRQVIEEVQSSPSPIVLFIDEAHTLVGAGGAAGTGDAANLLKPALARGTLRTVAATTWSEYKKYIEKDPALTRRFQPVLIDEPDEGRAILMMRGVASKLEAHHRVQILDEALEAAVRLSHRYIPDRQLPDKAVSLLDTTSARVAVSQHAVPAAVEDCRRKIQAQETELEIIEREKAIGIDIGAREDDAAKLLDAERMRLEDLEARWATERELVGKILELRSKLRGDLGTIEGTGSELEAAAERAADPEAEDGESAQADAAEMDPAEREAGLAELKTLHGELLEAQGEAPLILPSVDEQAVASVVGDWTGIPVGRMVRNEVEAVIHLPETMGRRVVGQDHALEAISKRVQTSRAGLDHPGRPIGVFLLCGPSGVGKTETALTLAEALYGGEQNVITLNMSEFQEAHTVSTLKGAPPGYVGYGEGGVLTEAVRRRPYSVVLLDEVEKAHPDVHEVFFQVFDKGMMEDGEGRLINFKNTLILLTSNVGTDLIVKMCEDPELRPDPEGLARALHEPLRKVFPAALLGRLVVLPYYPLSDEIMAEIVKLQLGRIQSRLAATHEVPFSYDDDVIQQIIRRCTELESGGRMIDAILTNTVLPRVSGEFLTRMLEGEAVRRVHVGVEDGEFVYAFD; this comes from the coding sequence ATGGCGGAAATTGGCCGAGCCGCACTATTCGGCAAGTTGAACTCCCTGGCGTACAAGTCGATCGAAAGCGCAACGGTCTTCTGCAAGCTGCGGGGCAACCCTTATGTCGAGCTGGCGCACTGGATACAGCAGATACTCCAACTTCAGGATTCCGATCTGCATCGTATCGTTCGCCATTTCGGCCTCAATCCCGCGCGCTTGGCAGAGGACGTGACGAACAGCCTGGACCGGCTGCCGCGGGGCGCGACCTCGGTTTCCGATCTCTCGGCCCACGTCGAGGAAAGCGTCGAGCGCGGCTGGGTGTATGGCACGCTGCTTTTCGGAGAATCCCAGGTCCGCACCGCCTACCTGATCTTCGGGATCCTCAAGACCGCGGGACTGCGGAACGCCCTGTTCAGCCTGTCCAAGGAGTTCGAGAAGGTTCAGCCGGACGTCCTGGCGGCGCAGGTCGGCGAGGTGCTGGGGGATTCGCCCGAGGCGGCGATGACGGCGACGGACGGCTCACGCCTGGGCAGCGCCGGGCGGCCGGGCGAGGCAAGCGGTGCCATGCCGCCGGCTCAGCTGGGCAAGCAGGAGGCGCTCGCGCGTTTCTCCGTCGACCTGACGGAGCGGGCACGCCAGGGCGAGATCGATCCGGTGGTCGGCCGGGACAGTGAGATCAGGCAGGTCATCGACATCCTGATGCGGCGCCGGCAGAACAACCCGATCCTCACCGGCGAGGCGGGAGTCGGCAAGACCGCCGCGGTGGAGGGTTTCGCGCTCCGCCTGGTCGAGGGAGACGTCCCGCCGCCGCTGCGCGACGTCACCCTGCGCGTCCTCGACGTCGGCTTGCTGCAGGCCGGTGCCAGCATGAAGGGCGAGTTCGAGGACCGGCTGCGCCAGGTGATCGAGGAAGTCCAGTCCTCGCCCAGCCCCATCGTCTTGTTCATCGACGAGGCCCACACCCTGGTCGGCGCCGGGGGCGCGGCGGGCACGGGCGACGCGGCGAACCTGCTGAAGCCCGCCCTTGCCCGGGGCACGCTTCGGACGGTCGCGGCCACGACCTGGTCCGAGTACAAGAAGTACATCGAGAAGGATCCGGCCCTGACGCGGCGCTTTCAACCGGTGCTGATCGACGAGCCGGACGAGGGCAGGGCGATCCTGATGATGCGGGGCGTCGCGTCCAAGTTGGAAGCGCATCATCGCGTGCAGATCCTCGACGAGGCCCTGGAAGCCGCAGTCAGGCTATCCCATCGCTACATTCCCGACCGGCAGCTGCCGGACAAGGCGGTGAGCCTGCTCGACACGACGAGTGCCCGGGTCGCCGTCAGCCAGCACGCCGTCCCGGCCGCCGTCGAAGACTGCCGGCGGAAGATTCAGGCCCAGGAGACGGAGCTTGAGATCATCGAGCGGGAAAAGGCGATCGGGATCGACATCGGCGCGCGCGAGGATGACGCGGCGAAGCTGCTCGACGCGGAGCGAATGCGCCTCGAGGACTTGGAAGCGCGTTGGGCGACGGAGAGGGAACTCGTCGGCAAGATCCTCGAGCTGCGATCGAAGCTTCGGGGCGACCTGGGGACGATCGAAGGCACCGGCAGCGAGCTCGAGGCGGCCGCCGAGCGCGCCGCGGACCCGGAGGCGGAGGACGGCGAGTCCGCGCAAGCGGACGCGGCGGAGATGGACCCAGCAGAGCGCGAAGCCGGCCTCGCTGAGCTAAAGACACTGCACGGCGAACTTCTGGAGGCCCAGGGCGAAGCGCCGCTGATCCTGCCGAGCGTCGACGAGCAGGCGGTCGCCTCGGTGGTCGGGGACTGGACCGGGATACCTGTCGGGCGCATGGTCCGGAACGAGGTCGAGGCGGTGATTCACCTGCCCGAGACGATGGGCCGGCGGGTCGTCGGTCAGGACCATGCCCTGGAAGCCATCTCCAAGCGAGTTCAGACCTCGCGCGCCGGCCTGGATCACCCGGGGCGGCCGATCGGGGTCTTCCTGCTCTGCGGGCCCAGCGGCGTCGGCAAGACCGAGACCGCGCTGACCCTGGCCGAAGCGCTCTACGGCGGCGAGCAGAACGTCATCACTCTCAACATGAGCGAGTTCCAGGAGGCGCATACGGTCTCGACCCTGAAGGGCGCGCCGCCGGGCTACGTCGGCTACGGCGAAGGCGGCGTCCTGACCGAGGCGGTGCGGCGCAGGCCCTACAGCGTGGTGCTGCTCGACGAGGTGGAGAAGGCGCACCCCGATGTCCACGAGGTCTTCTTCCAGGTCTTCGATAAGGGAATGATGGAGGACGGCGAGGGCAGGCTGATCAACTTCAAGAACACCCTCATCCTCCTGACCTCGAACGTCGGCACCGACCTGATCGTCAAGATGTGCGAGGATCCCGAGCTGCGACCGGACCCGGAGGGATTGGCCCGTGCCCTCCACGAGCCCTTGCGCAAGGTCTTTCCGGCCGCCTTGCTCGGCCGGCTCGTCGTCCTTCCCTATTATCCGCTGAGCGACGAGATCATGGCCGAGATCGTCAAGCTTCAACTCGGCCGGATCCAGAGCCGCCTCGCGGCTACCCACGAGGTGCCCTTCAGCTACGACGACGACGTGATTCAGCAGATCATCAGGCGCTGCACGGAGCTGGAGAGCGGCGGCCGGATGATCGACGCCATCCTGACCAACACGGTGCTGCCCCGGGTCAGCGGCGAATTCCTGACGCGGATGCTCGAGGGCGAAGCGGTGCGTCGGGTCCATGTCGGCGTCGAAGACGGCGAGTTCGTCTACGCCTTTGACTGA
- the tssC gene encoding type VI secretion system contractile sheath large subunit, producing the protein MAEAKVETEAQPGAEALSTDDFTSLLSKEFRPKSDRAREAVETAVQTLAEYVLRDEAVISADVVHSIEGIIAEIDRKLTEQINLIIHNEDFQKLEGSWRGLHYLVNNTETDEMLKIRVMDISKKDLHSTLKKFKGTAWDQSPVFKKVYEEEYGQFGGEPYGCIVGDYSFGHSPMDVEFLGEMSKVCAAAHTPFIAGADPMVMQMDTWQELTNPRDLTKIFQTAEYAGWRSLRESEDSRYVGLAMPRFLARLPYGAKTDPVDEFDFEESTDGSDHQKYCWANSAFAMATNITRSYKFFGWCSRIRGVESGGAVEGLPAHTFPTDDGGVDMKCPTEIAISDRREAELAKNGFMPLIHKKNSDFAAFIGAQSLQKPAEYDDPDATANANLSARLPYMFAICRFAHYLKCIVRDKIGSFKEREDMERWLNRWIMQYVDGDPANSTEETKARKPLAAAEVVVEEVEGNPGYYRSNFYLRPHYQLEGLTVSLRLVSKLPSVKGS; encoded by the coding sequence ATGGCTGAAGCGAAGGTCGAGACTGAAGCCCAGCCAGGTGCGGAAGCGCTCAGCACGGACGACTTCACCAGCCTGCTCAGCAAGGAATTCCGGCCCAAGTCGGACCGGGCGCGCGAGGCGGTGGAGACCGCGGTCCAAACCCTCGCGGAATACGTCCTCCGCGACGAGGCCGTCATTTCGGCCGACGTGGTCCATTCGATCGAAGGGATCATCGCCGAGATCGACCGCAAGCTGACCGAACAGATCAACCTGATCATTCACAATGAGGATTTCCAGAAGCTCGAAGGCTCCTGGCGCGGCCTGCACTACTTGGTAAACAACACCGAGACCGACGAGATGCTGAAGATCCGCGTGATGGACATCTCGAAGAAGGATCTGCACAGCACGCTCAAGAAGTTCAAGGGCACCGCCTGGGACCAGAGTCCCGTCTTCAAGAAGGTCTACGAGGAGGAATACGGGCAGTTCGGCGGCGAGCCTTACGGCTGCATCGTCGGCGACTACAGCTTCGGCCACTCGCCCATGGACGTCGAGTTCCTGGGCGAGATGTCCAAGGTCTGCGCCGCGGCGCACACGCCCTTCATCGCCGGGGCGGATCCGATGGTCATGCAGATGGATACCTGGCAGGAGCTGACCAATCCGAGGGACCTGACCAAGATCTTTCAGACCGCGGAATATGCCGGTTGGCGTTCGCTCCGGGAGTCCGAGGATTCGCGCTACGTCGGTCTTGCCATGCCGAGGTTTCTTGCGCGCCTGCCCTATGGCGCCAAGACCGACCCGGTCGACGAGTTCGATTTCGAGGAGTCGACGGACGGCTCGGACCACCAGAAGTACTGCTGGGCGAATTCCGCCTTTGCGATGGCGACCAACATCACCCGGTCCTACAAGTTCTTCGGCTGGTGCTCGCGGATCCGCGGCGTGGAGTCCGGCGGCGCCGTCGAAGGCCTCCCGGCGCACACCTTTCCGACCGACGACGGCGGCGTCGACATGAAATGCCCGACCGAGATCGCGATCTCGGACCGGCGCGAGGCCGAGCTGGCCAAGAACGGCTTCATGCCGCTCATCCACAAGAAGAACAGCGACTTTGCGGCCTTCATCGGTGCGCAATCGCTGCAGAAGCCGGCCGAGTACGACGATCCCGACGCGACCGCGAACGCCAACCTTTCGGCGCGTCTGCCCTACATGTTCGCCATCTGCCGCTTCGCCCATTACCTCAAGTGCATCGTCCGCGACAAGATCGGCTCCTTCAAGGAGCGGGAGGACATGGAGCGCTGGCTCAACCGCTGGATCATGCAATACGTCGACGGCGATCCGGCGAACTCGACGGAGGAGACAAAGGCACGAAAGCCCTTGGCTGCGGCCGAGGTGGTCGTGGAAGAGGTCGAGGGCAATCCCGGCTACTACCGTTCGAATTTCTACCTCAGGCCGCATTATCAGCTTGAAGGCCTGACCGTTTCACTGCGACTCGTCTCAAAACTGCCATCGGTCAAGGGATCGTAG